From Gloeocapsa sp. DLM2.Bin57:
GGTGAAGTTTTTGATCTAGCTCAAGTTGAGCCAGTCTTAATCACTAAACAAAAAAGACCAACTCATGTGATTATTTCTGCTCAAGCCTATCAAAAATTAATCAACAGGTTAGAGGAACTTGAGGCTCTTAATTTAGGAAATCAGGCTCAAATAGCACTAAATCAATCAAAAATGGTAGGTAGTGACGAATTCACAGCCGCACTAGAAGAGATTGCCAATGGCTAAACTTGATGGGCTACAATCTGTCTTGGATTTTCTCAAAGATTTACAACCCAAAATAGCGGCTCAAATTGCCAAAAAAACATTATCTTAAATCCTGGGCAAAAGGATTATTTAGTAAGATTTCTAATGACTTAGCACCAGGTC
This genomic window contains:
- a CDS encoding type II toxin-antitoxin system Phd/YefM family antitoxin, whose amino-acid sequence is MKTYTLTETRNQHGEVFDLAQVEPVLITKQKRPTHVIISAQAYQKLINRLEELEALNLGNQAQIALNQSKMVGSDEFTAALEEIANG